A single Comamonas sp. NLF-1-9 DNA region contains:
- a CDS encoding sulfite exporter TauE/SafE family protein: MQTSLALTGLFMGLVGSPHCIAMCGAACAGIGQAGAPRVQQSIAVFQLGRLLGYAALGALAAASMQGLGWLTLHSAALRPVWSLIHVAAAVLGLALLVLGRQPVWLDSGAQRLWLRVRRATRAVGLGAPLGLGAAWALLPCGLLYSAVLVAALAGNPAGGAAVMALFALGSGLALWLGPWALLRLGRKGMGSTGMRLAGLALLASAAWALWMGLAHDRAPWCVVT; this comes from the coding sequence ATGCAGACTTCTCTTGCGCTCACCGGGCTGTTCATGGGCCTGGTTGGCAGTCCCCACTGCATTGCCATGTGCGGCGCAGCCTGCGCCGGCATAGGTCAGGCAGGCGCGCCGCGGGTGCAGCAGTCGATCGCGGTGTTCCAGCTCGGCCGGCTGCTGGGCTACGCCGCGCTGGGCGCGCTTGCCGCGGCCTCGATGCAGGGGCTGGGCTGGCTCACGCTGCACTCTGCCGCGCTGCGCCCCGTGTGGAGCCTGATCCACGTGGCCGCGGCCGTGCTCGGGCTGGCGCTGCTCGTGCTCGGCCGCCAGCCGGTGTGGCTGGACAGCGGCGCGCAGCGTTTGTGGCTGCGCGTGCGCCGGGCCACGCGCGCCGTCGGCCTGGGCGCGCCCCTGGGTCTGGGTGCGGCCTGGGCGCTGCTGCCCTGCGGGCTGTTGTACTCGGCCGTGCTGGTTGCGGCGCTGGCAGGCAACCCCGCCGGCGGCGCCGCGGTCATGGCGCTGTTTGCCCTGGGCTCGGGCCTGGCCTTGTGGCTCGGCCCCTGGGCGTTGCTGCGTCTGGGCCGCAAGGGCATGGGCAGCACGGGCATGCGTCTGGCGGGCCTGGCGCTGCTGGCTTCCGCCGCCTGGGCGCTGTGGATGGGCCTGGCCCATGACCGGGCGCCCTGGTGCGTGGTTACCTGA
- a CDS encoding low molecular weight protein-tyrosine-phosphatase, which translates to MVCMGNICRSPTAEGVLRRMAREAGLAHSLQVDSAGTHDYHIGAAPDARACRHAGARGYDLSSLRARQLVREDFQRFDLVLVMDAANEAAARALCPPQFASRIARLTDFCSTPACAEVPDPYYGGDEGFERVLDLVEDACRGLLRQLQARGLS; encoded by the coding sequence ATGGTATGCATGGGCAACATCTGCCGCAGCCCCACGGCCGAAGGCGTGCTGCGCCGGATGGCGCGTGAGGCGGGGCTTGCGCACAGCCTGCAGGTCGACTCCGCCGGCACGCACGACTACCACATCGGCGCCGCGCCGGACGCGCGCGCCTGCCGGCATGCGGGTGCGCGCGGCTACGACTTGTCGAGCCTGCGCGCACGCCAGCTGGTGCGCGAAGATTTCCAGCGCTTTGACCTGGTGCTGGTGATGGACGCCGCCAACGAGGCAGCGGCTCGGGCGCTGTGCCCGCCACAGTTTGCGTCGCGGATTGCGCGGCTGACCGACTTCTGCAGCACGCCGGCGTGCGCCGAGGTGCCCGACCCCTACTACGGCGGGGACGAAGGTTTCGAGCGGGTGCTGGACCTGGTGGAGGACGCGTGCCGCGGCCTGCTGAGGCAACTGCAGGCCCGGGGCCTGAGCTGA
- the glnA gene encoding type I glutamate--ammonia ligase, with translation MAKTVADVMRMVQEREVRFVDLRFTDTRGKEHHVTIPVSHFDEDKFASGHAFDGSSMPGWKGIEASDMQLMPDPQTANIDPFFEQTTLILQCDVVEPGDGKAYDRDPRSIAKRAEAYLKASGLGDTAYFGPEPEFFMFDSVRWATEPGKVFFEIDEYEAPWNTGAPMEGSNRGHRPATKGGYQPVPPVDSAQDIRAQMSSVLESLGIPVEVFHHEVGGAGQNEIGTRFSTLVQRADWTQLMKYVIWNVADSYGKTVTFMPKPYAGDNGSGMHVHQSIWKDGKNLFAGDGYAGLSDFALHYIGGLIKHARALNAITNPGTNSYKRLVPGFEAPVKLAYSARNRSASIRIPYVANPRGRRVEARFPDPLMNPYLGFAALMMAGLDGVENQIHPGEAATKDLYHLPPEEDSLVPTVCASLEEALGALDADRGFLTRGGVFSDGMLDAYIELKHAEVRRLRMTPHPAEFDMYYAL, from the coding sequence ATGGCCAAGACCGTCGCCGACGTGATGCGGATGGTGCAAGAAAGAGAAGTGCGTTTCGTCGATCTGCGCTTTACCGACACCCGCGGCAAGGAGCACCACGTCACCATTCCCGTCTCCCATTTCGACGAGGACAAGTTCGCCAGCGGCCATGCCTTCGACGGCTCGTCCATGCCGGGCTGGAAGGGCATAGAGGCCTCGGACATGCAGCTCATGCCCGATCCGCAGACGGCCAACATCGACCCGTTCTTCGAGCAGACCACGCTCATCCTGCAGTGCGACGTGGTCGAGCCGGGCGACGGCAAGGCCTACGACCGCGACCCGCGCTCCATCGCCAAGCGCGCCGAGGCCTATCTGAAGGCCTCGGGCCTGGGCGACACCGCCTACTTCGGGCCCGAACCCGAATTCTTCATGTTCGACAGCGTGCGCTGGGCCACCGAACCGGGCAAGGTGTTCTTCGAGATCGACGAATACGAAGCGCCGTGGAACACCGGTGCGCCCATGGAGGGCAGCAACCGCGGCCACCGCCCCGCGACCAAGGGCGGCTACCAGCCGGTGCCGCCGGTCGACAGCGCCCAGGATATCCGCGCGCAGATGTCCAGCGTGCTCGAATCGCTCGGCATCCCGGTGGAGGTGTTCCACCACGAAGTGGGCGGCGCGGGGCAAAACGAGATCGGCACGCGCTTTTCCACGCTGGTGCAGCGCGCCGACTGGACCCAGCTCATGAAGTACGTGATCTGGAACGTGGCCGATTCCTATGGCAAGACCGTCACCTTCATGCCCAAGCCCTACGCCGGCGACAACGGCAGCGGCATGCACGTGCACCAGTCGATCTGGAAGGACGGCAAGAACCTGTTCGCGGGCGACGGCTACGCCGGTCTGTCGGATTTCGCGCTGCACTACATCGGCGGCCTGATCAAGCACGCCCGCGCGCTCAACGCCATCACCAACCCGGGTACCAACAGCTACAAGCGCCTGGTGCCGGGCTTCGAGGCGCCGGTCAAGCTCGCCTACAGCGCCAGGAACCGCTCGGCCTCGATCCGCATTCCCTACGTGGCCAACCCGCGCGGTCGGCGGGTGGAGGCGCGCTTCCCCGACCCGCTGATGAACCCCTACCTCGGCTTTGCCGCGCTGATGATGGCCGGGCTTGACGGGGTGGAAAACCAGATCCACCCGGGCGAAGCCGCGACCAAGGACCTCTACCATCTGCCGCCTGAAGAAGATTCGCTGGTGCCCACGGTCTGCGCGAGTCTGGAAGAAGCGCTGGGCGCGCTCGACGCAGACCGAGGCTTTCTCACGCGCGGCGGGGTGTTTTCCGACGGCATGCTCGACGCCTACATCGAGCTCAAGCATGCCGAGGTACGGCGCCTGCGTATGACCCCGCACCCGGCCGAATTCGACATGTATTACGCTTTGTGA
- a CDS encoding exodeoxyribonuclease III has protein sequence MKIATWNINSLTVRLPQVLVWLEANPVDVLALQELKLSDDKFPHDAFELAGYHSSCFGQKTYNGVALIARAPLREVVRNIPGFEDEQARAIAATLDAPGGRLRIINGYFVNGQAPGSDKFAYKMRWLAALQQWVREELAHHPRLVLLGDFNIVPQDDDTWDPVGLAGTILHTPEERAHFQALLALGLSDSFRLFEQAPQTFSWWDYRMLGFQKNRGMRIDHILVSEALKGQARACEVDRSPRKNRQPSDHAPVVLTLDA, from the coding sequence ATGAAGATCGCCACCTGGAACATCAATTCACTGACCGTGCGCCTGCCTCAGGTGCTGGTCTGGCTGGAGGCCAACCCGGTCGACGTGCTGGCGCTGCAGGAGCTCAAGCTCAGCGACGACAAGTTTCCGCACGACGCGTTTGAGCTGGCGGGCTACCACAGCAGCTGCTTCGGCCAGAAGACCTACAACGGTGTGGCCCTGATCGCGCGCGCGCCGCTGCGCGAAGTGGTGCGCAACATTCCGGGCTTCGAGGACGAGCAGGCACGCGCGATCGCCGCCACGCTGGACGCGCCCGGCGGTCGGCTGCGCATCATCAACGGGTATTTCGTCAACGGCCAGGCACCGGGCAGCGACAAGTTCGCCTACAAGATGCGCTGGCTGGCAGCGCTGCAGCAATGGGTAAGAGAGGAGCTGGCGCACCACCCGCGCCTGGTGCTGCTCGGCGACTTCAACATCGTGCCGCAAGACGACGACACCTGGGACCCGGTCGGGCTTGCCGGCACCATCTTGCACACGCCCGAGGAGCGCGCGCACTTCCAGGCGCTGCTGGCGCTGGGGCTGAGCGACAGCTTCCGGCTCTTCGAGCAGGCGCCGCAGACCTTTTCCTGGTGGGACTACCGCATGCTCGGTTTCCAGAAGAATCGCGGCATGCGCATAGACCACATCCTCGTGAGCGAGGCGCTCAAGGGCCAGGCGCGCGCCTGCGAAGTGGACCGCTCGCCGCGCAAGAACCGCCAACCCAGCGACCACGCGCCCGTGGTGCTGACTCTCGATGCCTGA
- a CDS encoding cation-translocating P-type ATPase, with product MPEQRSAAAAAPELGVLDERDEWQAFSTPGAGGPGQWESIVAFEGMHCAACAVTLEQLLGAVPGVLRAEVSAAGQRGRVLWDERATRPSRWMQALAGSGYRALPVTDLQSGRRRQAESRRMLWRLGVAGVSMMQVMMYAWPAYIAPGAITPDIEQLLRWAQWVLALPVMLFSCRPFFGSAWRDLRARRIGMDVPVALGVLITFAVSSLGTFEPEGAFGHQVYFDSLTMFVFFLLAGRWLELRLRDRSAGALEALMHRLPETVERLQPDGQWQRVAARRVRPGDLLRVLPGTAFPADGQIVHGDTRVDEALLTGESRALARGPGEAVIAGSHNLSAAVQMRASAVGAQTRYAQIVGLMEQAASDKPDLARLADRIARPFLLAVLLIAALAGAWWWPQDPARALMVAVAVLVVTCPCALSLATPAAMLASAAALARRGVLVRRLQAIEALAQIDTLVFDKTGTLTSDAFALAGVDTRAGLGREQALALAVQLARCSLHPVSRALVAAAGTEGGAAAAQEAREVAGQGVSGLVTDGDGRVLACRLGSASFCALALNAADPPRGPVCHLADENGWLASFRFEEALRPDAKAAVGALHAQNLEIRLLSGDRDAPVQRMAAAAGIALATGGCTPDGKLRALQDLQQQGQRSAMVGDGLNDGPVLAAAHVSFAFGRAVPLAQARSDFVVLDARLMSIAWARGQALRTMRVVRQNLAWALSYNLAALPLAVLGYMPAWAAGLGMAASSLLVVANALRLNREPATGLEER from the coding sequence ATGCCGGAGCAGCGCTCGGCGGCTGCGGCCGCGCCCGAGCTCGGCGTGCTCGACGAGCGCGACGAATGGCAGGCCTTCAGCACGCCAGGCGCGGGTGGACCCGGGCAGTGGGAATCGATCGTCGCCTTCGAAGGCATGCACTGCGCGGCATGCGCGGTCACGCTGGAGCAGCTCCTGGGCGCGGTACCCGGCGTGCTGCGTGCCGAGGTGAGCGCTGCCGGCCAGCGCGGGCGCGTGCTGTGGGACGAGCGGGCCACGCGCCCCTCGCGCTGGATGCAGGCGCTGGCGGGCAGCGGCTACCGGGCGCTGCCTGTCACCGATCTGCAGTCCGGGCGGCGGCGCCAGGCTGAAAGCCGGCGCATGCTCTGGCGCCTGGGTGTGGCCGGCGTCTCGATGATGCAGGTGATGATGTATGCGTGGCCCGCCTACATCGCGCCCGGCGCCATCACGCCCGACATCGAGCAGCTGCTGCGCTGGGCGCAATGGGTGTTGGCGCTGCCGGTGATGCTGTTTTCCTGCCGGCCCTTTTTCGGCTCCGCCTGGCGGGATCTGCGCGCGCGGCGCATAGGCATGGACGTGCCGGTGGCCCTGGGCGTGCTGATCACCTTCGCAGTCAGCAGCCTGGGCACCTTCGAGCCGGAGGGGGCCTTTGGCCATCAGGTCTATTTCGATTCGCTGACCATGTTCGTCTTCTTCCTGCTGGCGGGTCGCTGGCTGGAGCTGCGCCTGCGCGACCGCTCCGCGGGCGCGCTTGAAGCGCTGATGCACCGCCTGCCGGAGACCGTGGAGCGCCTGCAGCCGGACGGCCAATGGCAGCGCGTGGCCGCACGGCGCGTGCGCCCGGGCGATTTGCTGCGCGTCTTGCCCGGCACGGCATTTCCGGCCGACGGCCAGATCGTGCACGGCGACACCCGCGTCGATGAAGCGCTGCTCACCGGGGAGTCGCGCGCACTGGCCCGCGGCCCGGGCGAGGCGGTGATTGCCGGCAGCCACAACCTGAGCGCAGCGGTGCAGATGCGTGCTAGCGCCGTGGGCGCGCAGACGCGCTACGCGCAGATCGTCGGCCTGATGGAGCAGGCCGCGAGCGACAAGCCCGATCTCGCGCGCCTGGCCGATCGCATCGCGCGGCCGTTTCTGCTGGCGGTGCTCTTGATCGCCGCGCTTGCCGGCGCGTGGTGGTGGCCGCAGGACCCGGCGCGCGCGCTGATGGTGGCGGTGGCGGTGCTGGTCGTGACCTGCCCTTGCGCGCTGTCGCTGGCAACGCCTGCGGCCATGTTGGCGAGCGCCGCCGCGCTGGCGCGGCGCGGGGTCCTGGTGCGCCGGCTGCAGGCCATCGAAGCGCTGGCGCAGATCGATACCCTGGTGTTCGACAAGACCGGCACGCTGACGAGCGATGCCTTCGCTCTGGCCGGCGTGGATACGCGCGCCGGCCTTGGCCGCGAGCAGGCCCTGGCGCTGGCGGTGCAACTGGCGCGTTGCAGCCTGCACCCGGTCTCGCGCGCGCTGGTCGCGGCAGCCGGCACCGAGGGCGGGGCCGCAGCGGCCCAGGAGGCGCGCGAAGTGGCCGGTCAGGGCGTAAGCGGGCTGGTCACGGATGGCGACGGGCGGGTGCTGGCCTGCCGGCTGGGTTCGGCCTCGTTTTGCGCGCTGGCGCTGAACGCCGCCGATCCGCCCCGCGGGCCGGTGTGCCATCTTGCCGACGAGAACGGCTGGCTGGCGAGCTTTCGCTTCGAAGAAGCGCTGCGCCCCGACGCCAAGGCGGCGGTGGGCGCCTTGCATGCACAAAATCTTGAGATTCGCCTGCTCTCGGGCGACCGCGATGCACCGGTGCAGCGCATGGCCGCGGCCGCCGGCATCGCGCTGGCCACGGGCGGCTGCACTCCGGACGGCAAGCTGCGCGCGCTGCAGGACCTGCAGCAGCAGGGGCAGCGCAGCGCCATGGTGGGCGATGGCCTGAACGACGGGCCGGTGCTCGCCGCTGCCCATGTGTCTTTTGCCTTCGGGCGCGCGGTGCCGCTGGCGCAGGCGCGCTCGGACTTCGTGGTGCTCGACGCCCGCCTCATGTCCATCGCCTGGGCGCGCGGCCAGGCGCTGCGCACCATGCGCGTGGTGCGCCAGAACCTGGCCTGGGCGCTGTCGTACAACCTGGCGGCGCTGCCG